From the genome of Acidaminococcus sp.:
GAGCCCTGCCACAAAGAGTCCTTCAATCAATTGCTGACGAGACCATCCCAGCATCTTAGCCATGCCAAGAAGTGTGCCGGGAAGGCAGCCGCAGGAACCACAAGTAGGCGCAGCCACGATAACTCCCATGGAGCTCTTGCACTCCATTACAGCTGTAATCTGCGCAATAACTGCATTCACAAGAGGATCGGGAACCAATCTCTTTTTCTCTTCTTCAATCTTGGAACATTGAACCCCTAGGATACGGTCACGATACTGAGTTCCCCTAAGCCCTGTATCGACTGCTTTTTCCATGATGGAAAGAATTTCATCCATCTGCTTGATTACTTCATTCTCGGACTTACCACCGCGACGCATCTCGTACAGAGTAGCATATTTCCAGGCATCCATGGGTTCATGTCGTTTGGAATAATTAATCAACTGTTCCGCACTCGAAAAAGGTACATTGCTCTCTTTACTCGAAAGTGTCGGCAGCACAGGATCCAGAGTAAAACAATCCGTAACACCCGTCATCCCAGAAATTTTCTTTACAAGTTCAGGGGAAAGAGGATGTGCAAACTTCCAATTAACGATGGCTTTCTTCCCATTTTCATCAGGTAAACGAAATTCATAGGGAGGAAGGATACGGTCTGCAGCGCTCTGGAAAGCAGAAAGTGCCTTCTGAGAAAGGTCAAAATAGACAAGGAGTTCATAGAAATCGCCCTGAATTTGAACCTTAAAGCCATCCAGCTTTTGCATCTCTACCATTCCACCGCCAATGGAAATAGCTTCCCAATTGCGTTTCTTACCGTTTTTTCCTTCAGCAGAAACCCTGTAGTTACCAGGATGAACAGCACCATAATCGAGGATACGATATTCTACATCGATATTCTTTTCCTTTAGCAGTTCTTCATAGCGGTCTACTTCAGGGCTTGCCAGTGGAATATCAAGCAAGCCACATGCAAAACCCATATCGCTGCCATGACCGGTGTGAGATGCTGCAAGAGATCCGTTGACATCAAAATCACATACAACTTTTTTAACATCATTTCCCAAAGATTGCCGAATAAGAGCTGCAATTCTCGCAGCTCCGGCAACATGAGAACTGGAAGGGCCGCGCATAACAGGACCAAGTACGTCATTAAAGATGCTGCAAGGCAATTTTTCCATTTTAATCTAACTCCTCTCAGCGGAACTCAATAGAAGAAGCCAGTTTTTCGACATAAGCAATTTCATTATTCGTAAGTTCGAGACGATGTCTTCTCACATATCCTGATTCCAGACCGCAGTAGTGTTTTACGATATATTTATTAACCTGTACGGGTTTTGGGAATGTTTCCAGAAGTTCAAGGAGCGGCAAGATTCTCCGATAGATATCCCTGGCTTTGGCGTAATCTTTTTCCTTACATACAGCATCGAAAATAGCTACGCAGTCTTGCGGTGCAAAGTTGGCTCCCATGCTAATCCATCCGCAGGCGCCGGAAGCAAAGCTTTCAAAAGCAAGAGTATCACATCCGCAGAACACACTTGTCGTCTCCGGAGCTTCGTTGACGACTTCCGTGAGCCTTTGAATTTCACCGGTAGATTCCTTAACAATGGCAGCTCTGGGGATAGATAGGAGTTTTCTATACGTTGCAGGTTCGATGTTAACCCCCGCTGATCCAGGATTGTTATAAACCACAAACGGAATATTCGTGTGATCACTCAGATACTGGTAGAAGGCAACAATTTCATCTTGTGCAGGATGACAATAAAACGGGGACAATGCCATACACGCATCAGCACCATACTTGGCGTCATGATTCATTAGATCTACAACATCGTCCGGACGTTCACGTGAAACACCCACAATCACCGGGACCCGATGATTGACATAAGGAACAATGGTTTCAACATATTCCTTGTGTTCTTCGTCAGTAATGCTCTGATATTCTCCCGTTGCACCTAAAATACAAAGTCCATGCACACCCTTTTCAATCAGCCAATCAATATGTTTTTTTGCCGAATCAAAATCGAATCGTCCATCTTTAAAAAACGGAGTCACAACAACCGCATATACGCCAACAAATTTTGAATTCATCTACAAGCCTCCATTCACTAATCTATTTTGATTCGTGTTTAATCTATTTGTAATTTACCATTTCATTAATGTTTTGTCAAATAAATATTTCGTCATGATTTCGAGGCAGCTTACTTTTCTATTTAAAGATTGATTTGTCACGATAATTGCTAATATTTAAAAGTTACTTGACTTTTGAAAATTTTCGTAATACTATTTTATTAGATAATCATTAATGATTTGTGTTTAATCATTTTTGTTGTTTAATCTCTTCGTTCTAAAAAAGGAAGGTGTCAAATGAGCACTCAGGAGAAGACTCAATCAAGGAATCTTATTGTCCCGGCCATAGACCGCGGTACGTTCGTTTGTTTAGCTGTATTAGTTATATTTTTTGCTATCCTTGGGTCAATCATGGGGATCAGCAATATGTTTTCCACCATGTTCAACACTGCATGGGATTTGATGATTAATACAATTTGGTATCTGACAGGTATTCTGGTTCTTACGGGAGGATTAGTCAGTCTGATGTCGGAATTCGGTGTTATTGCTTTATTGAACCGAATTCTTTCTCCTCTTATGAAACCCTTGTACAATCTCCCTGGCGCAGTTGCTTTGGGAATTGTCACTTGTTACATGGGAGACAGCCCTGCTATCGTTTCTCTTGGCCGTGATAAAGGTTTCATAAAATATTTCACATATGCACAAAGAGCATTGCTTTCCAATTTAGGTGCTACATTTGCAATGGGCTTGACTGTAACGACATTCATGCTCGGGCTTTCTGCTGACATTCACTTCGGCGTGGCCGTACTGATAGGCAATATTGCTGCAATTTGTGCCTCAATCATCAGCGTTCGCTTGATGGCAATATACTCATACAAATACTATGGGGACAAAGCAAATGAAATGGTGGATGAAGGCGAAGAACAGCAAGAGTCCTACGATATTATGACTGAACGAAAAATTCGTGAAGGAGGAATTTTCAGTCGAGTCATGGGTTCTCTGCTGGATGGCGGTAAATCTGGCGTAGATATCGGTCTGTCCATCATTCCTGGCAACGTTATCATTTGCACGCTGGTTATGATGCTCACGAGAGGTCCATCCGCTTCAGGAGCCTACACCGGAAAAGCAATGCAGGGAATTGCACTTCTTCCTGCAATTGCCGAAAAGCTTAGTTTTATTCTTGATCCGCTTTTTGGTTTCTCTTCACCTGAAGCAATTGCATTCCCTTGCACTGCAGTAGGATCCGTTGGAGCATCGTTGGGTCTGGTAACAGACTTTTTGGCGGCCAATCTGATTGGCCCGAATGACATTGCCGTGTTTACCGCTATGGGCATGACCTTTAGTGGATACTTATCTGTTCATGTTGCAATGATGGATTCTCTTGGATGCCGTGACCTTGCTGGCAAAGCAGTTTTAACGCATACAGTCGCCGGCCTTTGTGCTGGAATTATTGCGCACTGGTTGTATATCTTTGCTTCGACTATGTTATAATTACAACCCCCTTCTTGTGTTTAACCCATACATTTAGAATTAAATAACGACAAAAAAGACTCGAGGTGATTTCAATCACTTCGAGTCTTTTTTGCGACAGAGTACTTATTGTCTTGCAACAGAGTACTTATTGTCTAATTCTACGCATGGATTGGGTACACAAAATAGATGTAAATCATAGAGATGATCATGGTAATGATACAAATAGGAATACCTGGCTTCAGAAAATCAATGAACCGATAACCGCCAGGTTCTACGGCCATCGTGGTCGGTGTCATGGAAATCGGCGTAGCCACGGCGATGGTTGCAGCCATACGCAGCGTCATCAGCACTGCTTTGGGGTTCATATTCATCGAAGCAGCAACGGCCAGTGCCACCGGCGTAAACATGATTACGGTCGCAGAGTTAGACATGACGTTCGTCAGCGGTACGATAACTGCATAGATAAGAAGAATGACGATGAGGGAGCTGTCGGTTCCACCCAGCAGAGACTGCATGAAAGCTACGATATACTTAGATGCTCCTGAAGTCACCATGGCCTTGGATACAGGAACCATGCAGGCATACATCAATACGGCTGTCATCGGGATGGCGCGGAAGGCTTCCTTATCCGTCAAAAGTCCGGTAGCAACAATCACGAAAGTCGCAATCAAAGCTGTCATACCTACAGAAATACCGATTTGTTTTTCAAAGCACATGCCTAAAATGGTAGCTATAAAGATGACGAAAGAAAGCTTGCGTTTCCAGGCGGGAATCTTTGAATAATCCGGCGTTTCGGCATAAGAAGGATCCAGCTTATTAAAGGATTCTTCCGGCATCAAGTTAAAACCTACCGTGGCAAGGAAAATAGCTGACACAAATGTCAAGATCAGGCACAAAGGCGCCAGTTCAAAAAAGTCCATCGTATATTGAGGGCCCAGACCTTCCAGAATACCTTTCAGATACAAAGTGGAGTTAGAGCCTACCGTAGTCATACCGCCGCCATAGCAAATCCCGACGGCAATCGGGTACATCAGTTTGCATCTGCGGAATCCCGTGGTAAGACAAATGCCGAGGGTCAGTGCCATGATTAAAGCGGCACAGCCATTGTTGGACAGGAATCCGGAAAGGATACCGGAACCCATAACCAGCCAGAATACGAGGATACGCTCAGATTTGGCTACTTTCTTCAAAAAGATACCGACCTGAGCAGCAGCGCCGGTACGGAACATGGCTTCCCCCACAATGGCCAACCCTGCAATGATCATGACGTTCTGGCTGGAGAAATCTTTCAGCGCCGTTTTCGCATCAATGATTCCGCCCAGATATAAGGCCAGATCTACGAACAAAGCCGTAGCGCCCAAAGGAATACATCCTGAAATAAAGCAAAAGAGAGCAGCACAAAGAACCAATGCCACAAATAAAGCAGGATCCATAATGCTCGCTATTAACATAATATAACCTCCCTCATCTTCTAAATTCGTTTTATGCTATACTTAAAAAAACACGTAAGGTGGTGATATTTTATGGATGAATTTGACTTAAGAATGCTTCATTACCTGAAAGCAACAAAAAATATTACCAAAACAGCCCAGATCATGTACCTGACACAGTCCGCCCTGTCCAGACGTATTGCTTCCCTGGAAAAAGAATTAGATATCCAATTATTGATTCGGACGAAACAAGGCGTACGTTTTACCCCGGAAGGTGAAATCATCTATCAATACAGTAAAAATGCTGAATCCGTGCTGCAATCCATGCGGGATAAAATTATTGCATACAGAGGCAGTGTATCCGGTACGCTTCAGCTGGGTGTCACATCAAACTTCGCCGTTTTTCAGCTCACGCGATTGTTCGTCCCCTTTT
Proteins encoded in this window:
- a CDS encoding anion permease; the encoded protein is MLIASIMDPALFVALVLCAALFCFISGCIPLGATALFVDLALYLGGIIDAKTALKDFSSQNVMIIAGLAIVGEAMFRTGAAAQVGIFLKKVAKSERILVFWLVMGSGILSGFLSNNGCAALIMALTLGICLTTGFRRCKLMYPIAVGICYGGGMTTVGSNSTLYLKGILEGLGPQYTMDFFELAPLCLILTFVSAIFLATVGFNLMPEESFNKLDPSYAETPDYSKIPAWKRKLSFVIFIATILGMCFEKQIGISVGMTALIATFVIVATGLLTDKEAFRAIPMTAVLMYACMVPVSKAMVTSGASKYIVAFMQSLLGGTDSSLIVILLIYAVIVPLTNVMSNSATVIMFTPVALAVAASMNMNPKAVLMTLRMAATIAVATPISMTPTTMAVEPGGYRFIDFLKPGIPICIITMIISMIYIYFVYPIHA
- a CDS encoding dihydrodipicolinate synthase family protein, with the protein product MNSKFVGVYAVVVTPFFKDGRFDFDSAKKHIDWLIEKGVHGLCILGATGEYQSITDEEHKEYVETIVPYVNHRVPVIVGVSRERPDDVVDLMNHDAKYGADACMALSPFYCHPAQDEIVAFYQYLSDHTNIPFVVYNNPGSAGVNIEPATYRKLLSIPRAAIVKESTGEIQRLTEVVNEAPETTSVFCGCDTLAFESFASGACGWISMGANFAPQDCVAIFDAVCKEKDYAKARDIYRRILPLLELLETFPKPVQVNKYIVKHYCGLESGYVRRHRLELTNNEIAYVEKLASSIEFR
- a CDS encoding L-serine ammonia-lyase, iron-sulfur-dependent, subunit alpha, giving the protein MEKLPCSIFNDVLGPVMRGPSSSHVAGAARIAALIRQSLGNDVKKVVCDFDVNGSLAASHTGHGSDMGFACGLLDIPLASPEVDRYEELLKEKNIDVEYRILDYGAVHPGNYRVSAEGKNGKKRNWEAISIGGGMVEMQKLDGFKVQIQGDFYELLVYFDLSQKALSAFQSAADRILPPYEFRLPDENGKKAIVNWKFAHPLSPELVKKISGMTGVTDCFTLDPVLPTLSSKESNVPFSSAEQLINYSKRHEPMDAWKYATLYEMRRGGKSENEVIKQMDEILSIMEKAVDTGLRGTQYRDRILGVQCSKIEEEKKRLVPDPLVNAVIAQITAVMECKSSMGVIVAAPTCGSCGCLPGTLLGMAKMLGWSRQQLIEGLFVAGLVGVFFAEQATFSAEVAGCQVECGAASGMTADAIAAIMGGSIQECLDAASVALQNITGLACDPVGNRVEVPCLGKNIMAGTNAIASANMILAGYDKVIPLDETIKAILEIGLSLPLELRCTFGGLGKTKTAREILKKTERHFLPEE